One part of the Nymphaea colorata isolate Beijing-Zhang1983 chromosome 8, ASM883128v2, whole genome shotgun sequence genome encodes these proteins:
- the LOC116259104 gene encoding uncharacterized protein LOC116259104 → MAVIKDFDEFVGVHGILLASSGIPSCLYHELFLKLSSDRFDGGNFFEIESCEDGRQRRLILSSESMNKDSHVFLVDHAWSFRLPDARKQLQDVQGLAERMAVLMCVAEGSVSTSAALNNEAKELEDGIPIDNPMDVVMRKFDESREGGEVVRWLELEELDIDDTMLLSFDIPSKFPDLLALNLWGNKIQNVETVINEITKCRRLRAVWLNENPVVQNCGDTIMDLLLQGLPDLEIYNSKFTRNYTEWAVGFAAGVYGSERPCLDNVTDQLVDITNLDLSNRCIHWLSNKVFSPTAMPLLQNLNIRGNPLDEGSSPDLFKLLRGFNCLQSLEVDIPGPLGRNAVEIIESLPLLSSLNGTPASKITEDEKEIVDSILEPRLLEWDAGEPLIERVMSAMWFYMMTYRLADEQKIDETPVWYVMDELGSALRHSDEPNFRIAPFLYMPEGKLASAISFSLLWPIKNVRQGDECTRDFLFGIGEDKQRSARLTAWFCTPQGYFIQKYKKYVHLLESTRFCRPLLEAPVTNSILPSDGRALHVYTDIPQVDEFLTRKEFVLTNDPKDADIIWTSFQVDEEIKNTIGIKDHQYINQFPFEACLVMKHHLAETIHKAHGLPEWLQPTYNLEAQLSELIGDYHIRKNEGFDNLWILKPWNMARTIDTTVTGELPAIIRLMETGPKICQKYIEHPALFKGRKFDLRYIVLVRSMRPLEIFLSDVFWVRLANNIYTLDKSSFFEYETHFTVMNYIGRLNHMATPEFVMEFEKEHQVKWLDIHQRTCNMIREVFESAVVVHPEMHCSSSRAIYGVDVMLDSSFQPKLLEVTYCPDCTRACKYDTQAVVGSRKHIKGRDFFNDVFGCLFLGESTSCTQL, encoded by the exons ATGGCGGTTATCAAAGACTTCGATGAGTTCGTGGGAGTTCATGGCATCCTTTTGGCTTCATCGGGCATTCCTTCATGCCTCTACCACGAACTTTTCCTCAAGCTATCTTCCGACAGGTTCGACGGTGGAAATTTTTTCGAGATCGAGTCATGCGAAGACGGACGACAGAGGCGTCTCATCCTCTCCTCAGAGTCGATGAACAAAGACTCACACGTGTTCCTAGTAGATCATGCCTGGAGCTTCCGTCTTCCAGATGCCCGTAAGCAG TTGCAAGATGTCCAAGGATTAGCTGAGAGGATGGCTGTATTGATGTGTGTAGCTGAGGGTTCGGTCTCAACTTCTGCAGCATTGAACAATGAAGCAAAGGAACTGGAAGATGGCATTCCCATAGATAATCCTATGGATGTTGTAATGAGGAAATTTGATGAGTCCAGGGAAGGGGGTGAAGTTGTTCGATGGCTGGAGCTCGAGGAGCTTGATATAGATGACACTATGTTGCTTTCATTTGATATTCCTTCTAAGTTTCCG GACCTCCTTGCGCTCAACTTGTGGGGAAATAAGATCCAGAATGTGGAAACTGTGATCAATGAAATAACAAAGTGTAGAAGGCTGAGAGCAGTTTGGTTGAATGAAAACCCGGTGGTTCAGAACTG TGGGGATACAATCATGGATCTGCTTCTGCAAGGTTTACCGGACTTGGAAATCTATAACTCAAAATTCACCAGAAACTACACTGAGTGGGCTGTTGGCTTTGCTGCTGGAGTATATGGATCTGAAAGGCCCTGTCTTGATAATGTTACAGATCAGCTGGTGGACATCACCAATCTCGATTTATCAAATAGATGCATCCACTGGCTATCTAATAAG GTTTTTAGTCCCACAGCAATGCCTTTGCTCCAAAATTTGAATATTCGAGGGAACCCTTTGGACGAGGGTTCTTCTCCTGACTTATTTAAGCTCCTAAGAGGTTTCAACTGTTTGCAGTCGTTGGAG GTGGATATTCCTGGTCCTTTGGGGAGGAATGCAGTTGAAATTATTGAATCACTTCCTCTGTTATCCTCACTGAATGGCACACCAGCATCAAAAATCactgaagatgaaaaagagattGTTGATTCAATCCTTGAACCTCGTCTCCTTGAATGGGATGCTGGAGAACCACTTATAGAACGTGTTATGAGTGCGATGTGGTTTTACATGATGACATATAGACTTGCTGATGAACAGAAGATTGATGAAACTCCAGTATG GTATGTTATGGATGAACTTGGATCAGCTTTGAGGCACAGTGATGAGCCAAATTTCAGAATAGCTCCTTTCCTCTACATGCCTGAGGGTAAACTAGCATCAGCAATAAG tttttctcttttgtggCCGATAAAAAATGTTCGTCAGGGAGATGAATGCACCCGTGATTTCTTATTTGGAATAGGAGAAGATAAGCAACGATCTGCTAGGCTCACTGCTTGGTTTTGTACCCCACAGGGGTATTTTATACAG AAGTATAAGAAGTATGTCCATCTACTTGAGTCAACCAGATTTTGTCGACCTCTCTTAGAGGCACCTGTGACAAACAGTATACTGCCAAGTGATGGTCGTGCACTTCATGTATACACTGATATACCCCAAGTTGATGAATTTCTGACTCGCAAAGAATTCGTGCTGA CTAATGACCCTAAAGATGCTGACATTATTTGGACTAGCTTTCAAGTGGATGAAGAAATAAAGAATACCATCGGAATCAAAGACCATCAGTACATAAACCAGTTCCCTTTTGAAGCTTGTCTGGtcatgaaacaccatttggccgAGACAATTCACAAG GCACATGGTTTACCAGAATGGCTGCAGCCTACTTATAACTTGGAAGCACAACTCTCTGAACTCATTGGTGATTACCATATCAGAAAAAATGAAGGCTTTGACAATCTGTGGATTTTAAAACCATGGAATATGGCTCGAACAATTGATACCACTGTTACGGGAGAGCTACCTGCTATAATCAGGCTAATGGAAACTGGCCCAAAGATATGTCAGAAGTATATTGAGCATCCAGCGTTATTTAAGGGAAGAAAATTTGATCTCCGCTATATTGTCTTGGTCCGCAGTATGAGGCCATTGGAGATTTTTCTTTCTGACGTTTTCTGG GTCAGACTTGCGAATAACATCTATACACTTGACAAAAGCAGTTTTTTTGAGTATGAAACTCATTTCACTGTCATG AATTATATTGGAAGACTGAATCACATGGCTACCCCAGAATTTGTTATGGAGTTTGAGAAAGAGCATCAAG TAAAATGGCTAGATATTCATCAGAGAACCTGCAACATGATTCGAGAAGTATTTGAATCAGCCGTTGTGGTCCATCCAGAAATGCATTGTTCATCTTCAAGGGCAATTTATGGTGTAGACGTGATGCTTGATTCCTCTTTCCAGCCAAAACTGTTGGAG GTTACTTACTGCCCAGACTGTACTAGAGCGTGCAAGTATGACACACAAGCAGTTGTTGGCAGTCGCAAACATATTAAAGGGCGTGATTTTTTTAACGACGTTTTCGGTTGTCTGTTTCTGGGAGAAAGTACGAGCTGTACACAGCTTTAA
- the LOC116259105 gene encoding FAS1 domain-containing protein SELMODRAFT_448915-like has protein sequence MMITSRGSFVLLLFFLLFLNVLVMTAITCFPDDSAPANPPPLEDPNYASNQLRNVIQAVVGAGDFGGWSNVLYGLDPMSLPSKATLFLPSNEGLMRLPSDIDFSSALVKYHIVPQQLSFYDLLRYEAGARLPTMLPNRTILVTNNTRFNFTLDDCTLIYPGIYYDRAMAAHGISCLLDYSLYGVQRETKLGSDGGFTSPYVPMTSGQEWLKQYRDSRSFWSWLRRSLRSWPEHLLGVGVPEFLLSFLLVLVM, from the coding sequence ATGATGATCACCAGCCGTGGCTCATTtgttctcctcctcttctttctcttattcCTCAACGTGCTTGTTATGACGGCAATTACTTGCTTTCCGGACGACAGCGCGCCAGCAAACCCTCCCCCTCTTGAGGATCCTAACTACGCCTCCAACCAGCTGAGGAACGTGATTCAGGCGGTGGTCGGTGCTGGCGACTTCGGTGGGTGGTCGAACGTCCTTTACGGCCTAGACCCCATGAGCCTGCCATCCAAAGCGACCTTGTTCTTGCCGAGCAATGAAGGTTTGATGCGCCTCCCCAGCGACATTGATTTCTCCTCGGCACTGGTGAAGTACCACATAGTTCCTCAGCAGCTCTCCTTCTACGATCTTTTGAGGTACGAGGCAGGAGCGAGGCTGCCGACCATGTTGCCAAACCGCACCATTCTTGTTACCAACAACACGAGATTCAACTTCACTCTTGATGATTGCACTCTTATCTACCCGGGCATCTACTACGACCGTGCGATGGCTGCTCATGGTATTTCTTGTCTTCTCGACTACTCCCTTTATGGCGTCCAACGGGAGACCAAGCTCGGATCAGACGGTGGATTCACGTCGCCCTACGTGCCCATGACATCCGGCCAAGAATGGCTGAAGCAGTACCGTGACTCACGGAGTTTTTGGTCGTGGCTTCGACGATCTTTGCGTTCTTGGCCGGAGCACTTGCTTGGAGTTGGCGTTCCTGAGTTCCTGTTGTCTTTCTTGTTGGTCTTGGTCATGTGA
- the LOC116259101 gene encoding transcription initiation factor TFIID subunit 9: MAEEGEEPRDAKVVKSLLESMGVQQYEPRVVHQFLELWYRYVVDVLTDAQTYSEHAGKPSIDCDDVKLAIQSKVNFSFSQPPPREVLLELARNRNKIPLPKSASGPGIPLPPEQDTLISPNYQLALPRRQANSVVEETEEEDDAEKTNAVNPNVSQDQRLEQQSHQKVSFALPGKRFK; encoded by the exons atggcgGAGGAAGGAGAGGAGCCGAGGGATGCGAAGGTGGTGAAGTCGCTGCTGGAGTCGATGGGCGTGCAACAATACGAGCCAAGGGTGGTCCACCAGTTCCTGGAGCTTTGGTACAGGTATGTCGTCGACGTTCTCACAGACGCCCAGACCTACTCGGAGCATGCCGGTAAGCCGTCCATCGATTGTGACGACGTTAAGCTCGCTATTCAGTCGAAGGTCAACTTCAGCTTCTCCCAGCCCCCTCCCCGTGAG GTTCTCCTTGAATTGGCCCGCAACAGGAACAAAATTCCTTTGCCAAAATCGGCTTCTGGCCCTGGCATCCCGTTGCCTCCAGAACAAGATACATTGATCAGCCCAAACTACCAGCTTGCGCTCCCCAGGAGACAGGCCAACTCGGTTGTTGAAGAGACGGAAGAGGAGGATGATGCAGAAAAAACCAATGCCGTGAATCCAAATGTCTCACAAGACCAAAGGCTTGAACAACAATCTCATCAAAAGGTCTCTTTCGCTCTTCCTGGTAAACGCTTCAAGTGA
- the LOC116259097 gene encoding probable GTP diphosphokinase RSH3, chloroplastic translates to MGVPVALYSSPPNAVCTPTHACHISSHFSTDYDLNSRSSSSTSSTAVLQKPMIGGLSCLFSSQAVKHGPSFANEDLGSLRHGCGPAVMAERNEELSGSFSYSSLGSSFKGRNQSPISVFHGPVTCSSVGSRSPPVRTSRDRCMDSHPQMPLRVQRDKLFNSFVRSALGFCVDYDSPSFPMTGDTDLHEKPSLVSPSPPDLVDEEELTFTMDDNFVDDESFRSYKRKCRLGYYGERLEPYARDILLGAQKRHKIFSQELVVKAFCEAERAHRGQVRANGDPYLQHCVETALLLAEIGANSTVVAAGLLHDTLDDSFVDYEYIYRIFGAGVADLVRGVSRLSHLSKLARDNNTASRIVEADRLHTMFLAMVDARAVLVKLADRLHNMMTLDALPFSKQQRFAKETLQIFSPLANRLGISTWKEQLENLCFKHLNPVQYDQLASKLAKPFREATIASAVDRLGSTLEKEAVSYHVLSGRHKSLYSIHLKMLKKKLRIDEIHDIHGLRLIVEKESDCFAALRIVHQLWPQVPGKLKDYISRPKFNGYQSLHTVVMGEDMVPLEIQIRTREMHLQAEFGFAAHWRYKEGGRKHPSFVLQMVEWARWVVTWQCEASSRGPASSLNGDSIRPWCLFPSHSDDCPCVDALDAHEDGPIFVIVLENDKMSVQEFPANSMVMDLLVRVEQDGSAYGVPVKEELRPRLNGQPVGDAHRRLKMGDVVELTPSIPDKSLIECREEIRRMFDRDPTLTKRGMAED, encoded by the exons ATGGGGGTGCCGGTTGCTCTCTATTCCAGTCCGCCTAATGCCGTTTGTACGCCGACCCATGCCTGCCACATCAGTTCCCACTTTTCAACGGACTACGATCTCAACTCTAGGTCGTCGTCTTCGACATCATCGACGGCCGTTCTGCAGAAGCCGATGATTGGGGGTCTCTCTTGCCTGTTCTCCTCCCAGGCGGTGAAGCACGGACCCAGCTTTGCTAACGAGGACCTCGGGTCGCTGCGGCATGGATGTGGCCCGGCAGTCATGGCGGAGAGAAACGAGGAATTGAGCGGCTCGTTCTCTTATTCGTCGCTTGGTTCATCGTTCAAGGGCAGGAACCAGAGTCCCATCTCCGTGTTCCATGGCCCGGTAACGTGCAGCAGCGTGGGATCGAGAAGCCCTCCCGTAAGAACTTCGAGGGACAGGTGCATGGATTCGCATCCGCAGATGCCGTTGAGGGTTCAGAGAGACAAGCTATTCAATAGCTTCGTCCGGAGTGCGTTGGGATTCTGTGTCGATTACGATTCACCGAGCTTTCCGATGACTGGTGATACTGATTTGCACGAGAAACCGTCGCTTGTCTCCCCATCCCCTCCTGATTTGGTGGATGAAGAAGAACTAACTTTCACTATGGACGACAACTTCGTCGACGATGAGTCGTTCCGTAGTTACAAACGAAAGTGCCGTCTTGGATACTATGGCGAACGTCTGGAGCCGTATGCTCGAGACATCTTATTGGGCGCTCAGAAGAGGCATAAGATTTTCTCCCAGGAGCTTGTAGTGAAGGCATTCTGCGAAGCGGAGAGAGCTCACAGGGGGCAG GTGAGGGCAAACGGCGATCCCTATTTACAGCACTGTGTAGAAACTGCTCTATTGCTGGCGGAGATTGGAGCGAACTCCACAGTTGTGGCAGCGGGGCTGCTGCATGATACGTTGGATGACTCTTTCGTAGATTATGAATACATTTATCGCATATTTGGCGCTGGGGTTGCTGATTTGGTTCGAGGG GTGTCAAGGCTAAGCCACTTGAGCAAGCTTGCTCGGGACAATAACACTGCCAGCAGAATCGTGGAGGCGGATCGGCTACACACCATGTTTCTAGCGATGGTAGACGCCAGGGCGGTTTTGGTAAAACTAGCCGACAGACTGCACAACATGATGACGTTGGATGCCCTGCCCTTCTCCAAACAACAAAGGTTTGCCAAGGAGACTCTGCAGATCTTCTCTCCGTTAGCGAACCGGCTGGGTATCTCCACATGGAAGGAGCAGTTGGAGAACCTGTGCTTCAAGCATCTTAATCCCGTTCAATATGATCAACTTGCTTCCAAGCTTGCCAAGCCATTCAGAGAAGCAACAATTGCTTCTGCTGTTGATAGACTTGGATCCACATTGGAAAAGGAGGCCGTTTCGTATCACGTTCTCTCCGGGCGGCACAAAAGCTTGTACAGCATCCACTTGAAGATGTTAAA AAAGAAGCTTAGGATTGATGAAATCCATGACATTCATGGGTTGCGGTTGATAGTGGAAAAGGAGAGCGACTGTTTTGCTGCTCTCCGCATTGTTCATCAGTTGTGGCCTCAAGTGCCTGGGAAGCTTAAGGACTACATTTCACGTCCCAAATTTAACGG ATACCAGTCATTGCACACGGTGGTAATGGGAGAAGATATGGTGCCCCTGGAGATACAGATTCGGACCAGAGAGATGCACCTTCAGGCAGAATTTGGCTTCGCTGCTCACTGGCGGTACAAGGAGGGTGGCCGGAAACACCCGTCTTTTGTCCTTCAAATGGTGGAATGGGCAAGGTGGGTAGTAACCTGGCAATGCGAGGCAAGTAGCCGAGGCCCAGCTTCTTCGCTGAATGGTGATTCAATCAGGCCATGGTGCCTCTTCCCCTCTCATTCCGACGACTGCCCATGTGTGGATGCCCTTGACGCTCATGAAGATGGGCCCATTTTTGTGATTGTGCTCGAAAACGATAAG ATGTCTGTGCAGGAGTTTCCAGCCAACTCTATGGTAATGGATTTACTGGTAAGGGTCGAGCAGGACGGCTCGGCTTATGGGGTTCCTGTTAAGGAGGAGCTCCGTCCAAGGCTGAACGGGCAGCCCGTGGGCGATGCCCATCGCAGGTTGAAGATGGGAGATGTTGTTGAATTGACTCCGTCAATACCTGACAAGTCTTTGATAGAATGTAGAGAAGAAATACGTCGCATGTTCGATAGAGATCCAACTCTTACAAAAAGGGGAATGGCTGAAGATTGA